A window of the Fusarium fujikuroi IMI 58289 draft genome, chromosome FFUJ_chr09 genome harbors these coding sequences:
- a CDS encoding putative chorismate synthesis protein, with amino-acid sequence MAQAERQDPTRISILGEPNIIVDHGLWLNFVVDDLLQNTPTSTYVLITDTNLFDTYVPAFQARFEAASQATATRLLTYTIPPGEASKSRETKAEIEDWMLSQQCTRDTVIIALGGGVMGDMIGYVAATFMRGVRFVQVPTTLLAMVDSSIGGKTAIDTPMGKNLVGAFWQPQRIYIDLTFLETLPAREFINGMAEVVKTAAIWNETEFTILEESAARILECVRSKGESRLDPIRDVLKRIVIGSAGVKAEVVSSDEREGGLRNLLNFGHSIGHAFEAILTPQLLHGEAVAIGMVKEAELARHLGVLRPGAVARLVKCIASYDLPTSLRDKRVIKLTAGKKCPVDILLEKMGVDKKNDGKKKKIVLLSAIGKCHEPRASVVEDKVIRTILSSSIRVTPGVPKDLNVTVAPPGSKSISNRALILAALGSGTCRIKNLLHSDDTEYMLSAIHQLGGASYSWQEAGEVLVVEGKGGNLRASKDPLYLGNAGTASRFLTTVVALATPSQESRVNILTGNARMQVRPIGALVDALRSNGVEIEYLGKENSLPLRIDAAGGFRGGDIELAATTSSQYVSSILMAAPYAKNPVTLRLVGGKPISQPYIDMTITMMASFGINVEASSDEPNTYHIPQGTYKNPQEYTIESDASSATYPLAVAAITGTKCTIPNIGSKSLQGDARFAVDVLKPMGCYVEQSDHSTTVSGPAPGQLNGLAHVDMEPMTDAFLTASVLAAVASGTTRITGIANQRVKECNRIAAMKDQLAKFGVQCNELEDGIEVLGKSRDGGVVTPEVGIHCYDDHRVAMSFSVLAVASPGPVVITERECVGKTWPGWWDILSQTFNVDMVGEEPDVDEDDHESQEAVLKGSVFIIGMRGAGKTTAGNWMAKLLGWKFIDLDQELERRAGRTIPEMIRGDRGWEGFRADELALLRDVMENNKTGHIFSCGGGLVETPEAREMLKSYGKSGGTVLLVHRDTDQVVEYLNRDKTRPAYTSEIRQVYLRRKDFYNECSTHLYYSPHSESSGSKAEIPSDFRQFVHSIAGRNSHFRDVLNKDHSFFVSLTVPDVDEAVGLVPEVVVGSDAVELRVDLLQDRSIDSVTRQVSTLRASAKKPIVFTLRTESQGGKFPDSAYEEGLQLYRLALQMGLEYVDVEMTLPDDIIQTITESRGYSRIIASHHDPKGTMSWKNASWIQYYNRALQYGDIIKLVGVARTPEDNFDLAKFKSRMQEAQKTPMIVMNMGKAGKLSRVLNRFLTPVSHPALPFKAAPGQMSASEIRRALALLGDLDPYKFYLFGKPISASRSPALHNTLFGQMGLPHQYHRLETDKIKDVCEVLRSSDFGGASVTIPLKLDIMSQVDDLSAAAQAIGAVNTVVPLGKADANGRRRLLGDNTDWRGMVHALHDAGIEEQADSDTRGAAMVVGSGGTTRAAVFALHSLGFSPVYIAARNQAKADALAADFPSDYSLQGLSQASDIDKVSPNVKVVVSTIPADRPIDPILRELVAVVLSRPAINEERRVLLEMAYKPSHTPIMQLAEDAGNWTTIPGLEVLASQGWYQFELWTGITPLYEDARAAVLGL; translated from the exons ATGGCTCAAGCCGAGAGACAAGATCCGACTCGGATCTCAATTCTAGGCGAGCCCAATATCATCGTCGATCACGGTCTTTGGCTTAactttgttgttgatgaccttCTCCAAAACACGCCTACGTCGACCTACGTCCTCATCACAGATACCAATCTTTTCGACACATATGTGCCTGCCTTTCAAGCTCGTTTCGAGGCGGCTTCCCAAGCAACAGCCACTCGGCTGCTCACGTACACCATCCCACCAGGAGAGGCTTCCAAAAGCCGTGAGACAAAGGCCGAGATAGAGGATTGGATGCTCTCCCAACAATGCACCCGCGACACGGTCATTATAGCTCTTGGTGGCGGCGTCATGGGAGATATGATCGGCTATGTTGCTGCTACCTTCATGCGTGGTGTCCGGTTCGTCCAAGTGCCCACGACATTGCTCGCCATGGTTGACTCGTCGATTGGTGGAAAGACTGCCATTGATACTCCAATGGGCAAAAACCTTGTCGGTGCTTTCTGGCAGCCGCAGCGTATCTATATTGACTTGACGTTCCTCGAGACGTTGCCCGCCCGCGAATTCATCAATGGGATGGCTGAGGTTGTCAAAACCGCCGCTATTTGGAATGAGACTGAGTTTACTATTCTTGAGGAATCAGCAGCTCGCATCCTTGAATGCGTTCGATCCAAGGGCGAAAGCCGCTTGGACCCCATCCGAGATGTGCTGAAGCGCATTGTTATCGGCTCAGCGGGCGTCAAAGCAGAGGTTGTGTCTAGTGATGAACGAGAGGGTGGTCTCCGTAATCTTCTCAACTTCGGTCACTCCATTGGACACGCGTTCGAGGCTATCTTGACGCCACAGCTTCTCCACGGCGAAGCCGTTGCTATCGGCATGGTCAAGGAAGCAGAGCTCGCACGTCACCTCGGTGTTTTGCGTCCTGGTGCAGTTGCCAGGCTAGTCAAGTGCATCGCCAGTTACGATCTTCCAACCTCGCTCCGTGACAAGCGTGTCATCAAGCTGACAGCGGGTAAGAAGTGTCCTGTGGATATTCTTCTTGAAAAGATGGGTGTGGATAAAAAGAacgatggaaagaagaagaagattgttCTGCTCTCGGCCATTGGCAAGTGTCATGAGCCACGAGCCAGCGTTGTGGAAGATAAGGTAATCCGGACCAtcttgtcatcatccattCGGGTCACCCCTGGTGTTCCCAAGGATCTCAACGTCACAGTGGCTCCGCCAGGCTCAAAGAGCATCTCCAACCGAGCTCTCATCTTAGCCGCCCTGGGTTCAGGAACTTGCCGCATCAAGAATCTTCTCCATTCTGATGATACCGAGTACATGCTTTCGGCCATCCATCAGCTCGGGGGCGCTTCTTACTCCTGGCAAGAAGCCGGAGAGGTCCTGGTAGTTGAAGGCAAGGGTGGCAATCTGCGAGCAAGTAAAGACCCTCTATATTTGGGGAATGCCGGCACAGCATCCCGCTTCCTGACTACCGTTGTCGCCCTTGCCACCCCTAGCCAGGAATCTCGTGTCAACATTTTGACTGGCAATGCAAGAATGCAGGTTCGTCCGATCGGCGCACTGGTTGATGCCTTGCGCTCCAACGGTGTCGAAATCGAGTATCTTGGGAAGGAGAATAGTCTACCCTTGCGAATTGATGCCGCTGGTGGATTCAGGGGGGGGGATATCGAGCTTGCCGCGACTACTTCATCACAATACGTTTCGTCAATTCTCATGGCCGCTCCTTACGCCAAGAATCCTGTCACACTGCGTCTGGTTGGAGGCAAACCTATCTCCCAGCCCTACATCGACATGACTATCACCATGATGGCCTCCTTCGGGATCAACGTGGAGGCTTCTTCGGATGAGCCCAACACCTATCATATCCCTCAGGGTACTTACAAGAACCCTCAGGAGTATACCATCGAGAGTGACGCGAGTTCTGCGACTTACCCCCTTGCGGTTGCCGCCATCACTGGTACCAAGTGTACAATTCCCAATATTGGCTCAAAGTCCCTGCAGGGAGACGCCCGCTTCGCTGTTGATGTCCTGAAGCCTATGGGTTGTTATGTTGAGCAGTCCGACCACTCCACAACTGTCAGTGGTCCTGCCCCTGGTCAGCTCAATGGCCTTGCTCATGTTGATATGGAGCCCATGACCGACGCATTCCTCACGGCGTCAGTTCTGGCCGCTGTCGCTTCGGGGACAACTCGAATCACGGGCATTGCTAATCAACGCGTCAAAGAGTGTAATCGGATTGCCGCTATGAAGGATCAGCTCGCAAAGTTTGGCGTGCAATGtaatgagcttgaggatggtaTTGAGGTGCTCGGTAAGAGCCGAGATGGCGGTGTAGTGACGCCAGAGGTTGGTATCCATTGCTATGATGACCATCGTGTTGCGATGAGCTTTAGTGTCCTTGCAGTTGCCTCGCCTGGCCCTGTAGTCATCACGGAGAGGGAGTGTGTTGGCAAAACCTGGCCAGGGTGGTGGGACATTCTCTCCCAAACTTTCAATGTCGACATGGTCGGTGAAGAGCCAGacgttgatgaggatgaccaCGAGAGCCAAGAGGCAGTTTTGAAAGGCtcagtcttcatcatcggaaTGCGAGGCGCCGGCAAGACTACCGCTGGTAACTGGATGGCCAAACTTCTGGGTTGGAAATTCATCGATTTGGATCAAGAGCTGGAGAGGCGTGCCGGGCGGACGATTCCCGAAATGATCAGAGGTGACCGTGGGTGGGAGGGTTTCCGTGCGGACGAGCTGGCACTTCTGCGGGATGTCATGGAGAACAATAAGACAGGTCATATCTTCTcttgtggtggtggtctGGTCGAGACTCCGGAGGCCAGAGAGATGCTCAAGAGCTACGGCAAAAGCGGTGGCACTGTCTTGTTAGTCCATCGCGACACCGACCAAGTGGTTGAATATCTCAACCGTGACAAAACCCGGCCGGCCTATACCAGTGAGATCCGACAGGTCTATTTGCGCCGCAAGGACTTCTACAACGAGTGCAGCACACATCTTTACTACAGCCCGCACTCCGAATCGTCTGGCTCCAAGGCCGAGATTCCCTCCGACTTCCGGCAATTTGTGCATTCTATCGCGGGCAGAAACTCTCATTTCAGAGACGTTTTAAACAAAGACCACAGTTTCTTTGTGTCTCTGACTGTGCCTGACgttgatgaggctgttggCCTTGTGCCAGAAGTTGTGGTTGGCTCTGATGCTGTCGAGCTAAGGGTTGATCTGCTCCAGGATCGTTCCATCGACTCTGTTACTCGTCAGGTTTCGACTCTTCGCGCCTCAGCGAAGAAGCCTATCGTTTTCACGTTGAGGACCGAGTCTCAGGGTGGTAAATTCCCGGACAGTGCCTACGAAGAAGGTCTCCAGCTCTACCGCCTGGCTTTGCAGATGGGTCTGGAGTACGTCGATGTTGAAATGACGCTTCCTGACGACATCATCCAAACAATAACAGAATCTCGCGGGTATTCACGCATAATCGCCTCTCACCATGACCCTAAGGGCACTATGTCTTGGAAGAATGCGTCGTGGATTCAGTACTACAATCGGGCTCTCCAGTACGGCGATATAATCAAGTTGGTTGGTGTTGCTCGCACTCCTGAGGACAACTTCGACCTTGCCAAATTCAAATCTCGAATGCAGGAAGCGCAGAAGACACCCATGATTGTCATGAACATGGGCAAAGCTGGAAAGTTGAGTCGTGTACTGAACCGGTTCTTGACGCCAGTGTCTCATCCTGCCCTACCCTTCAAGGCCGCACCAGGCCAGATGTCCGCGTCTGAGATACGCCGTGCTCTGGCATTACTCGGCGATCTGGACCCATACAAATTCTATCTGTTTGGAAAGCCCATCTCAGCATCTCGCTCGCCTGCTCTTCACAACACCCTGTTCGGGCAGATGGGTCTGCCTCACCAGTACCATCGTCTCGAGACGGACAAAATCAAGGATGTATGTGAAGTGCTGAGGTCTTCTGATTTTGGAGGCGCCTCGGTCACCATACCTCTCAAGTTGGATATTATGAGTCAGGTTGACGATCTCTCTGCTGCAGCTCAGGCCATCGGAGCTGTCAACACCGTTGTTCCCTTAGGCAAGGCTGACGCCAATGGCCGTCGACGACTTTTGGGAGACAACACAGACTGGAGAGGCATGGTACACGCTCTTCATGACGCCGGTATCGAGGAACAGGCAGACTCTGATACAAGAGGAGCAGCCATGGTCGTGGGCTCTGGCGGGACTACTCGAGCTGCCGTCTTTGCCCTGCACTCTCTGGGGTTCAGCCCAGTTTACATTGCCGCTCGCAACCAGGCCAAGGCAGATGCACTTGCAGCTGACTTCCCCAGCGATTACAGCCTACAAGGCCTGAGCCAGGCTTCAGACATAGACAAGGTTTCGCCGAACGTCAAGGTCGTCGTCAGTACTATTCCCGCTGATCGGCCTATCGACCCCATTCTGCGGGAGCTCGTAGCTGTCGTGCTCAGTCGGCCAGCTATTAACGAAGAGCGCCGAGTCCTCCTCGAGATGGCATACAAACCCAGCCATACCCCGATAATGCAGTTGGCAGAGGATGCCGGTAACTGGACCACAATTCCAGGGCTAGAGGTTCTTGCCTCTCAGGGGTGGTATCAG TTTGAGCTCTGGACGGGAATTACACCCCTTTACGAGGACGCCCGCGCAGCCGTTCTCGGCCTATGA